Proteins from a genomic interval of Phalacrocorax aristotelis chromosome 3, bGulAri2.1, whole genome shotgun sequence:
- the HLX gene encoding H2.0-like homeobox protein isoform X2, whose product MYTAGLAPFYASNFSLWSAAYCSPSGPAAGGCFPLDAGAAKKPSFCIADILHAGGEAAGGPADSLPGGPATGMPATLGSVHHGGPFHATPSPLRPTPVVAPDAPAAAAFPPRLSPLSAAYHSHHHRPPPHRSPAAAAAAAAAAAAGGGGAPAPARLPGGHTHGSAPAPASKDLKFGIDRILSSEFDPKVKEGNTLRGPYAVLTKDTLPQTYKRKRSWSRAVFSNLQRKGLEKRFEIQKYVTKPDRKQLAAMLGLTDAQVKVWFQNRRMKWRHSKEAQAQKDKEPLPEPEPEPEAQRAGGPPAAAAGEPERSPSRSEGDSDSSDPDSLDMAPSDTERTEGAERSLPAAGLGKPSGGTGLPSPPPAAAAASPEPRSGL is encoded by the exons ATGTACACGGCCGGGTTGGCTCCTTTCTACGCCTCCAACTTCAGTTTGTGGTCAGCGGCTTATTGCTCGCCATCGGGGCCGGCAGCCGGCGGCTGCTTCCCTCTGGACGCCGGGGCGGCGAAGAAACCGTCCTTCTGCATCGCCGACATCCTCCACGCCGGCGGGGAAGCGGCGGGAGGACCCGCCGACAGCCTTCCCGGAGGTCCCGCCACCGGCATGCCGGCCACTTTGGGAAGCGTCCACCACGGCGGTCCCTTCCACGCCACCCCCTCGCCGCTCCGGCCCACGCCCGTCGTGGCCCCCgacgcccccgccgccgccgccttcccGCCGCGCCTCTCGCCGCTCTCCGCCGCCTACCACTCCCACCACCACCGCCCCCCGCCACACCGgtcccccgcggcggcggcggcggcggcggcggcggcggcggcgggcggcggaggagccccggcccccgcccgcctGCCGGGCGGCCACACGCACGGCTCGGCGCCGGCGCCCGCCAGCAAGGACCTCAAATTCGGCATCGACCGCATTTTATCGTCGGAGTTTGACCCCAAAGTCAAGGAAGGCAACACGCTGAGAG gtCCGTACGCAGTTTTAACCAAGGACACGCTGCCCCAGACGTACAAGAGGAAACGCTCCTGGTCCAGGGCTGTTTTTTCCAACCTGCAGAGGAAAGGTTTAGAAAAACGGTTCGAAATCCAGAAATATGTCACCAAACCGGACAGAAAGCAACTGGCGGCGATGCTGGGACTGACAGATGCTCAA GTGAAGGTGTGGTTCCAGAACCGGCGGATGAAGTGGCGGCACTCCAAGGAGGCGCAGGCCCAGAAGGACAAGGAGCCGCtgccggagccggagccggagccggaggCCCAGCGAGCCGgcgggccgcccgccgccgccgccggggagcCCGAGCGCAGCCCCAGCCGCTCCGAGGGCGACAGCGACAGCAGCGACCCCGACTCCCTCGACATGGCCCCCAGCGACACGGAACGGACTGAGGGTGCCGAGCGGAGCCTGCCAGCCGCCGGGCTCGGCAAACCGTCCGGCGGCACCggcctcccctccccgccgcccgccgccgccgccgccagccccgagCCGCGGAGCGGCCTATAG
- the HLX gene encoding H2.0-like homeobox protein isoform X1 produces the protein MYTAGLAPFYASNFSLWSAAYCSPSGPAAGGCFPLDAGAAKKPSFCIADILHAGGEAAGGPADSLPGGPATGMPATLGSVHHGGPFHATPSPLRPTPVVAPDAPAAAAFPPRLSPLSAAYHSHHHRPPPHRSPAAAAAAAAAAAAGGGGAPAPARLPGGHTHGSAPAPASKDLKFGIDRILSSEFDPKVKEGNTLRDLTSLLTTSRQTGVHLPNLQPSAGQFFASLDPINEASAILGPLNTNPRSSVQHQFQDTFPGPYAVLTKDTLPQTYKRKRSWSRAVFSNLQRKGLEKRFEIQKYVTKPDRKQLAAMLGLTDAQVKVWFQNRRMKWRHSKEAQAQKDKEPLPEPEPEPEAQRAGGPPAAAAGEPERSPSRSEGDSDSSDPDSLDMAPSDTERTEGAERSLPAAGLGKPSGGTGLPSPPPAAAAASPEPRSGL, from the exons ATGTACACGGCCGGGTTGGCTCCTTTCTACGCCTCCAACTTCAGTTTGTGGTCAGCGGCTTATTGCTCGCCATCGGGGCCGGCAGCCGGCGGCTGCTTCCCTCTGGACGCCGGGGCGGCGAAGAAACCGTCCTTCTGCATCGCCGACATCCTCCACGCCGGCGGGGAAGCGGCGGGAGGACCCGCCGACAGCCTTCCCGGAGGTCCCGCCACCGGCATGCCGGCCACTTTGGGAAGCGTCCACCACGGCGGTCCCTTCCACGCCACCCCCTCGCCGCTCCGGCCCACGCCCGTCGTGGCCCCCgacgcccccgccgccgccgccttcccGCCGCGCCTCTCGCCGCTCTCCGCCGCCTACCACTCCCACCACCACCGCCCCCCGCCACACCGgtcccccgcggcggcggcggcggcggcggcggcggcggcggcgggcggcggaggagccccggcccccgcccgcctGCCGGGCGGCCACACGCACGGCTCGGCGCCGGCGCCCGCCAGCAAGGACCTCAAATTCGGCATCGACCGCATTTTATCGTCGGAGTTTGACCCCAAAGTCAAGGAAGGCAACACGCTGAGAG ATCTGACCTCCTTATTAACTACCAGCCGCCAAACTGGGGTTCATCTCCCCAACTTGCAGCCTTCCGCCGGCCAGTTCTTCGCGTCTCTAGACCCCATTAACGAGGCCTCTGCCATCCTGGGTCCCTTAAACACAAACCCAAGGAGTTCAGTTCAGCACCAGTTTCAAGACACTTTTCCAG gtCCGTACGCAGTTTTAACCAAGGACACGCTGCCCCAGACGTACAAGAGGAAACGCTCCTGGTCCAGGGCTGTTTTTTCCAACCTGCAGAGGAAAGGTTTAGAAAAACGGTTCGAAATCCAGAAATATGTCACCAAACCGGACAGAAAGCAACTGGCGGCGATGCTGGGACTGACAGATGCTCAA GTGAAGGTGTGGTTCCAGAACCGGCGGATGAAGTGGCGGCACTCCAAGGAGGCGCAGGCCCAGAAGGACAAGGAGCCGCtgccggagccggagccggagccggaggCCCAGCGAGCCGgcgggccgcccgccgccgccgccggggagcCCGAGCGCAGCCCCAGCCGCTCCGAGGGCGACAGCGACAGCAGCGACCCCGACTCCCTCGACATGGCCCCCAGCGACACGGAACGGACTGAGGGTGCCGAGCGGAGCCTGCCAGCCGCCGGGCTCGGCAAACCGTCCGGCGGCACCggcctcccctccccgccgcccgccgccgccgccgccagccccgagCCGCGGAGCGGCCTATAG